In Brevibacillus marinus, the genomic window GCAAGGTCTTGTTGAAAACCTTGTGGGTGTCCGTGCTCAGCACGTTGATCGCGCTCTTTATCGGTTACACATTGGCCTATTTTATCGCCACACGGCCGGCCCATAAACAGGGTTTCTGGTTGATGCTGATCATTTCGCCGATGTTTATGAGCCTGACGATTCGCCTGTTTGGCTGGATGATCTTATTGAGCAAGGAGGGGCCGCTCGCCCGGGTTTGGGAAGGGGCGTTCGGCGGGGGAGAATTGTCCCTGTTGTTTTCGCAGACGGCAGTGGTCATCGGCATCGTCCATTTTGTCCTGCCCTTTGTCGTGCTCAACATCTACACGTCGCTGAACAGACTGGAACCGTCCTTGCTGGAGGCCTCCACCATGCTCGGAGCGTCCCGCTTGCGAACGTTCTGGCAGATTACCTTCCCGCTGTCGCTGCCCGGCGTGTTTGCCGGCAGTTCGATCGCCTTCGCCCTGGCTGCGAGCACGTTTTTGGTGCCGATCATGGTGGGCGGACCGGCGGACACTCTGCTGGCCAACATGGCTTACAACTCGATTGTGACGATCGGCAATTTGGGGATGGGCGCGGCCTTGTCGTTTGTGCTGCTGGTGATCATCGTCGCGGTTCTCCTGGTGATGGGCCGACTGGAGAGGAGGGGGCATATTGCGTCGTAGCTGGACAAGCTTGGTCTATCTGTACATCCTGGCCATTGTGCTGTTTATCCTCGGTCCGGTGCTGATCATTATCCCGCAGTCGTTCAGCGGCGGTGACATGTTCAGCTTTCCTCCCGCGGAATTTTCACTCGCGCAGTATCAAAAGCTGCTCCAGGATGAGCGCATCCTGGCATCGCTGTGGCTCAGCCTCTCCATCGGCGCCGCTTCCACGGTTTTGGCGGGACTGATCGGGCTGTGTGCCGCACTCGGCATCGTAAAAGGTAACCTGCCGGCCAAGAACCTGCTGGAGTCGCTCTTTCTCGGGCCGCTGATCGTGCCGCTGGTCACGACCGGGATCGGCTTTTTGATCCTCTTTGTGCCGCTGGGCCTGGTGGGTTCGCCGCTGGGGATCGTCTTGGCGCACACCGTGGTGATCAGCCCGTACGTGGTGCGCATCTTGATTGCGACGCTGCGCCACTTTAACCCCGTACAGGAGGAAGCGGCGATCGTGCACGGCGCCAATTCGTGGTACGCCTTTCGCACGGTTGTGCTGCCGCAGCTGCTGCCGGCATTGCTCTCCGGGGCGATCCTCGCGTTTCTCGTCTCGCTTGACGAGTACACGGTGACCGTCTTTCTGGCCCAGGCCGACACGGTGACGATTCCCATTCGCATTTACCAGTACGTGTCGCTGGACATTAATCCGGTCGTAACGGCGCTGGCCAGCCTGACGGTGATTCTTTCGTTTGGTCTGATTGTCCTGTTGGAAAAACGCTTCAAGATTCATAAGTACCTGGAAATGTGATCACCAACTCGACTGTAGGGGGGCTGCACAGATGAACAAACCACAACACTTTGGCATTGTCGGGTTTCCTTGGGACGGCGGCGCTTCCTTGGGCAGGCCGGGTGCCCGGTATGCGCCGAAA contains:
- a CDS encoding ABC transporter permease — its product is MRRSWTSLVYLYILAIVLFILGPVLIIIPQSFSGGDMFSFPPAEFSLAQYQKLLQDERILASLWLSLSIGAASTVLAGLIGLCAALGIVKGNLPAKNLLESLFLGPLIVPLVTTGIGFLILFVPLGLVGSPLGIVLAHTVVISPYVVRILIATLRHFNPVQEEAAIVHGANSWYAFRTVVLPQLLPALLSGAILAFLVSLDEYTVTVFLAQADTVTIPIRIYQYVSLDINPVVTALASLTVILSFGLIVLLEKRFKIHKYLEM
- a CDS encoding ABC transporter permease, with the translated sequence MGKMMRFYSILGWLAVAYMAALFLYPLLKVVYTSVWVNGGFTLGNYVKIFSTDLYSKVLLKTLWVSVLSTLIALFIGYTLAYFIATRPAHKQGFWLMLIISPMFMSLTIRLFGWMILLSKEGPLARVWEGAFGGGELSLLFSQTAVVIGIVHFVLPFVVLNIYTSLNRLEPSLLEASTMLGASRLRTFWQITFPLSLPGVFAGSSIAFALAASTFLVPIMVGGPADTLLANMAYNSIVTIGNLGMGAALSFVLLVIIVAVLLVMGRLERRGHIAS